Proteins encoded together in one Cellulomonas gilvus ATCC 13127 window:
- a CDS encoding ABC transporter ATP-binding protein — protein MTTPTPTLETATASPPLARAVQATGVTRVFGTGPRQVAALQDVDLTVAPGEFVSLIGPSGCGKSTLLRLVADLDSPTSGTVEVFGHSARTARENREYGIAFQQAGLLPWRSVRANVELPLQLAGTGRAARRERADELLDLVGLSSFAQHHPDQLSGGMQQRVAIARALALEPSLLLMDEPFGALDEMTREHLQTQLLRICARSRAAVVFVTHSIPEAVFLSDRVVVMSPRPGRIREIVPVGLDRSGVVADAPPGARTDDAVRNDPAFFAAVAAVRDSLHGAPTARGTDL, from the coding sequence ATGACCACTCCCACCCCCACGCTGGAGACCGCGACCGCGAGCCCGCCGCTCGCGCGCGCGGTGCAGGCCACGGGCGTCACGCGCGTGTTCGGCACCGGACCGCGTCAGGTCGCGGCGCTCCAGGACGTCGACCTGACGGTCGCACCCGGCGAGTTCGTGTCGTTGATCGGCCCCTCGGGCTGCGGCAAGTCCACGCTGCTGCGCCTGGTCGCGGACCTCGACTCCCCGACGAGCGGCACGGTCGAGGTGTTCGGCCACAGCGCGCGCACCGCGCGCGAGAACCGCGAGTACGGGATCGCGTTCCAGCAGGCGGGGCTGCTGCCGTGGCGGAGCGTCCGCGCGAACGTGGAGCTGCCGCTGCAGCTCGCCGGCACGGGCCGTGCAGCGCGGCGCGAACGGGCCGACGAGCTGCTCGACCTGGTGGGGCTCTCGTCGTTCGCGCAGCACCATCCGGACCAGCTCTCGGGCGGCATGCAGCAGCGCGTCGCGATAGCGCGCGCGCTGGCGCTGGAGCCCAGCCTGCTGCTGATGGACGAGCCGTTCGGCGCGCTCGACGAGATGACGCGTGAGCACCTGCAGACGCAGCTGCTGCGGATCTGCGCCCGCTCGCGCGCGGCGGTCGTGTTCGTCACGCACTCGATCCCCGAGGCGGTGTTCCTGTCCGACCGGGTCGTGGTGATGTCGCCCCGGCCGGGGCGCATCCGCGAGATCGTGCCGGTCGGGCTGGACCGCTCGGGCGTCGTCGCGGACGCGCCGCCCGGCGCACGCACGGATGACGCCGTGCGCAACGACCCTGCGTTCTTCGCGGCCGTGGCGGCCGTGCGGGACAGCCTGCACGGGGCGCCGACCGCCCGCGGGACGGACCTGTGA
- a CDS encoding ABC transporter permease, translating to MTTTTAAPPVAAPAVTPAAGATRRARARRAATRTGARVGTALLALLAVGSLWELYKWLGPCEGWSLGDTRLLPRTDDMVMPHTWSMVERLLEPVTGARDAEPLWQAVLAAAGASLRIAVVGWLLGVTVGVLLALAMQRVRIVEAAVLPLVVLSQTVPLIALAPLVRSWGSQLELGSADWQPWMSVAVIASYLAFFPVAVGMLRGLQSPAAIHVELLRASAAGWWTTTLRLRLPAAVPHVLPALRLAAANAVVGTVVAEVATGLPGGIGRMIVEFANFAASDPAKPWAPIFGAVALGLLAAGVVALLGRTLVRYRRTEVLR from the coding sequence ATGACCACGACGACCGCGGCGCCTCCCGTCGCAGCCCCGGCCGTCACGCCGGCGGCCGGGGCGACGCGACGAGCCCGTGCCCGGCGGGCGGCGACGCGGACGGGTGCGCGCGTCGGCACCGCGCTGCTGGCGCTGCTCGCGGTCGGCTCGCTGTGGGAGCTGTACAAGTGGCTCGGTCCGTGCGAGGGCTGGAGCCTGGGGGACACGCGGCTGCTGCCTCGCACCGACGACATGGTCATGCCGCACACCTGGTCGATGGTCGAGCGCCTGCTCGAACCCGTGACAGGAGCGCGTGACGCCGAGCCGCTGTGGCAGGCCGTGCTGGCGGCCGCGGGGGCGAGCCTGCGCATCGCGGTGGTCGGCTGGCTGCTGGGCGTGACGGTCGGCGTGCTGCTGGCGCTCGCGATGCAGCGCGTGCGCATCGTCGAGGCCGCCGTCCTGCCGCTCGTCGTGCTGTCCCAGACCGTCCCGCTCATCGCGCTCGCCCCGCTCGTGCGGTCCTGGGGCTCGCAGCTCGAGCTCGGCTCGGCCGACTGGCAGCCGTGGATGTCGGTGGCGGTCATCGCGTCCTACCTGGCGTTCTTCCCCGTGGCGGTGGGCATGCTGCGCGGGCTGCAGTCGCCCGCGGCCATCCACGTCGAGCTGCTGCGCGCGAGCGCGGCCGGCTGGTGGACCACGACGCTGCGGCTGCGCCTGCCCGCGGCCGTCCCGCACGTGCTGCCCGCGCTGCGCCTGGCCGCAGCGAACGCGGTCGTCGGGACGGTCGTCGCCGAGGTCGCCACGGGTCTGCCCGGCGGCATCGGCCGCATGATCGTCGAGTTCGCGAACTTCGCCGCGAGCGACCCCGCCAAGCCCTGGGCGCCGATCTTCGGTGCGGTCGCGCTCGGCCTGCTGGCCGCGGGCGTCGTCGCGCTGCTCGGCCGCACCCTCGTCCGGTACCGACGCACGGAGGTCCTGCGATGA
- a CDS encoding TIGR03842 family LLM class F420-dependent oxidoreductase, which yields MEFGVVLQTNPPASRTVDLARQAENHGFDYVWTFDSHLLWQEPFVIYSAILAATRKVVVGPMVTNPATRDWTVLASLFATLNEMYGNRTVCGIGRGDSAVRTLNGRPSNLATLRESIHVIRELANSRSVEHNERTVRFPWSRRSELEVWVAAYGPLALKLTGEVGDAFILQLADPDIAAWMIKAVRDSAEAVGRDPDAVKFCVAAPAYVGDGQSPAERAHMREQCRWFGGMVGNHVADIVARYGTDSAIPKALTDYIRDREGYDYNEHGRAGNSHTTFVPDEIVERFCLLGSPHEHVEKLRALEALGCTQFAAYLQHDNKEETMRLYGERIIPALAEPVVATASA from the coding sequence ATGGAGTTCGGCGTCGTCCTGCAGACCAACCCGCCCGCGTCCCGCACGGTCGACCTGGCGCGCCAGGCCGAGAACCACGGGTTCGACTACGTGTGGACGTTCGACTCGCACCTGCTGTGGCAGGAGCCGTTCGTCATCTACTCCGCGATCCTCGCGGCCACGCGCAAGGTCGTCGTCGGACCCATGGTGACCAACCCGGCCACGCGCGACTGGACCGTGCTCGCGTCGCTGTTCGCGACGCTCAACGAGATGTACGGCAACCGCACGGTGTGCGGCATCGGGCGCGGGGACTCCGCGGTCCGCACGCTCAACGGCCGGCCGTCCAACCTGGCGACGCTGCGGGAGTCGATCCACGTGATCCGTGAGCTCGCGAACTCGCGTTCGGTCGAGCACAACGAACGCACCGTCCGGTTCCCGTGGTCGCGGCGCTCGGAGCTCGAGGTGTGGGTGGCCGCGTACGGCCCGCTCGCGCTCAAGCTCACGGGCGAGGTGGGTGACGCGTTCATCCTGCAGCTCGCGGACCCGGACATCGCCGCGTGGATGATCAAGGCCGTCCGGGACTCGGCCGAGGCCGTGGGCCGCGACCCGGACGCGGTGAAGTTCTGCGTCGCGGCACCCGCGTACGTCGGCGACGGGCAGTCGCCCGCCGAACGCGCGCACATGCGTGAGCAGTGCCGGTGGTTCGGCGGCATGGTGGGCAACCACGTCGCGGACATCGTCGCGCGGTACGGCACCGACTCGGCGATCCCCAAGGCCCTGACGGACTACATCCGGGACCGCGAGGGGTACGACTACAACGAGCACGGCCGCGCGGGGAACTCGCACACGACGTTCGTACCCGACGAGATCGTCGAACGGTTCTGCCTGCTGGGCTCGCCGCACGAGCACGTCGAGAAGCTGCGGGCGCTCGAGGCGCTCGGGTGCACGCAGTTCGCCGCCTACCTCCAGCACGACAACAAGGAGGAGACCATGCGGCTGTACGGCGAGCGGATCATCCCGGCGCTCGCCGAGCCCGTCGTCGCGACGGCGTCGGCATGA